The DNA segment GTGAGTGAATTTTTTATTGCCTGCTCTATATGTTTTTCGGTGATCTCGGCAGGGTTTTCAGGGGTCCCACAAGCGGCCATTCCAATAGATGTCAAAAATTCTACTTCAGGATCGGCGAAGCTTATGAATACGTGGGATGGTTCAAATTTAGATTTTTTAGAGAATTCGTCCAGGGTTTTTCTGACTTTAATTGCAATGTTTTCAAGGTTATAAACTTGTCCCTGCCTTATGGTATCAGAATCCACCGGCTCATTGCCCCAGAATTTTATTGTTAGATCATTGTTGGCTTCAGCGATTAAGGTGACAATTTTTGATGAACAGAAATCGACCACAACAAAGGTTTCACCCATTTTAATTCCCCCTTGCAAAGTTATCTAAGGGATTTAAAACAATTATCTCTCTCTCCAATTCTATGTTGAACATCTCCTTAACCCTTTTATGGCCAATGTCTATAAGCCCTATGACGTCCTTACTGGTTGCTCCGTTAAAGTTTACGATAAAGTTTGCGTGCTTTTCTGAAAACTTTGCTCCCCCAACAGAGTATCCTTTGAGCCCAGCTTTGTCGAGAAGATAGCCGGCACTTACACCTTCAGGATTTTTGAATACAGACCCCAAAGTTAGTTCCCCTACGGGCTGAGTTTCTCTCCTCTTTTTCTTAAATTCCTTCATAGCCAGTTCGATTTTCTCTGGAGATGAAGGGGCAAATTTTAAAGTAGCTTCTACTAATATGCCGAATTTTTTTAAATCGCTCTTCCTATAGTTAAAATTTAGCTCCTTTTGGCTTACCTTTTCAAAATGCCCGTCGGGAGTCAAAACTACCCCTTCTACAAAAAGTTCTCCTATTTCTCTACCAAAAGCACCTGCGTTTCCTGCGATCGCTCCCCCGATCGTACCCGGAATTTCGCTTAACTGCTCCATACCCGAAAGTCCGGCCCTTTGAAGTTTCTTTACGAGAACGGGTATTTGAATTCCGGCTTTCATCGTTGCTTTGTTGCCGCTTATTGTTATTTCACTCAAATTTGTCATTTTTATTATGATGCCATAATATCCTTCGTCTGGAAATAGTATGTTGCTTCCACTTCCAATAATATAGTAAGGTAAGCTCATTTCCCTGGCTATGTTCATTGCCTTTAAGATTTCTTCAACGGACTTAACTTGTACAAAGAAGCGAGCAGGCCCTCCAATTCTTATATAACTATGATTTCTGAGTGGTTCTTGTTCTCTTATCTTCATAGTGATTGAAGTATCGCTTCGCCTATTTTGTACACATTTCCTGCGCCTATGGTTATTAAGAGGTCTCCTGGCTTCAGTTCTTTTTTAAGGTATTCAATAATCTCTGTAAATTCTGGCATGTATATGGCGCCTTTGTGCCCATATTTTTTTAGGGAGTCGTAAATAAGCTTTGCTGTTACACCTTCTATGGGTTTTTCTCCTGCAGGGTAAATTTCTGTAACGATTACTATATCCGCATCGAAAAAGGCTTTACCAAAACTGTCATGTAAATAGTAGGTTCTGGAGTACCTGTGTGGTTGAAAAACTGCAATAATCCTTCCATCATGAAATTCTCTTGCTGTTTTGAGGGTTTCAATTATTTCTTTGGGATGGTGGCCGTAGTCGTCCACTATTTTTATCCCGTTTATGTTTCCCTTTAGTTCAAATCTCCTTGCCACGCCTTTAAATCCTTCTATTCCTTCAATTATTTCGTTTTCTTTTATTCCGAGCTCAACTCCTACTGCAAAGGCGGCAAGGGCGTTTTTAACATTGTGTACACCTGGAATGTTCAAGGTTACATCTCCGATCTTATTTTTTTTGAAATAAGCCGAAAAACGGATATGATCGTTAAAAACCTGAATATTTCTTGCGTTCAAGTCTGCATTTGATGCAAATCCGTAAGTGATTTTGTTTCTTTCGACAAAGGGCAGGATTTCTAAGGTGTTGTGATCGTCTATATTGGCACAAACTGTTCCGTAAAATGGAACCTTGTTGGCAAATTCAACAAATGCCTTCTTTATGTTCTCAAGGTTTTCATAGCAATCTAAGTGTTCTTCGTCAATATTGGTTACTACGGCGATGGTTGGGAAAAGGTTTAGAAAGGACATGTCGCTTTCATCTGCTTCGACTACGAGAAAGTCGGATTGGCCGAGTTTGGCTCCCGATTTTAGGCCCCTTATAATGCCACCGACAATTATAGTTGGGTCAAGACCTGCTACCTGCAGGAGCGTCCCTATCATAGATGTTGTAGTGGTTTTCCCATGGGCACCAGAAACTGCTATCGTATATTTTATTCGCGTCAATTCTGCTAACATCAAAGCTCTTCTAATAACTGGTATCCCTTTTTCCTTGGCTGCTATCACTTCTACATTATCATCCTTTATCGCAGTTGAAATCACGAGCAGGTCAGCATCATTAATATTTTCGGGACTGTGTCCGTAATTTATTTTAATTCCAATTTCTTCAAGGTGTTTGGTGACTTCATTTTGCGCGAGATCAGAACCGGTTACTTTGAAACCAAGATTATGAAGAACCTCGGCAATCCCACTCATACCTGAACCGCCAATTCCAACAAAATGGATTTTCTTAAATTTTTTAGCAAACTGCATCTTTAAATATCTCCTTGTATATTAACTCTTCACTATTTTCTACCAGCAGTCCTTTAGTGAGTTTTTCCCCAGCAATCCAGCTTATGTCTTTAAGGTAATTTTCAAGCTTTTCCTGAATCTCTTGCTCTTCTACCACGATAGCCTTTCCTGTTTTTTCAAGTTCGCCTGCATTGTAGTACTGATGCCTGTCTCGTGAGTATGGGTATGGTATTAGAATTGATGGCTTTTCGTGATAAGCTATTTCCATACAAGAACTTGCACCCGCTCTCGATATTACTATGTCTGCTGCTGAATAGTATAAACCCATTTCTTCGATGAAGGGCAATACTATGCAGTTTTTAAGGTCTAAATTCTGTATCTTGGTATTTATGTAATCAAAATTTCTTGCGCCGGTTTGGATTATAAAGAGGTATTCGTTAAACTTTTTTATAGCGGGAATGATTTTTTCGACCATTCCCCGAGCACCGAGACTCCCACCGATTACAAGGATGGTTACTTTATCCTTAGGCAAGTTTAAAAGCTTTCTTGCCTCTTCTTTTGAGTATTTTTTCTTTGCATTTTCCCGGAGAGGAAGGCCTGCAACGATAACCTTTCCTTTTAGATGTTCTCTTGTTTTCTCAAAGGCTACGAAGGTAGCCTTTGCAAGTCTTGAAAAGATTTTATTCACCAGACCTGGAATGACGTTTTGTTCCATTAAGTAGAAGGGTATCCTTAAAAGCACAGATGCCAATATAATGGGCACCACTGCATAACTGCCCGTTGCAAGAATTATGCAAGGTTTATTCCTTCTAAGAATAAAAAGGCTTTTAATAGTGTTGAACTTAAGAAACAGCAAAGCTTTTGTGAATTGTATCGGGTTTTTGTCAAAGTGATAGGATTTCATGTAAATCGCATAAGGTTTTTCTATTTTTCCTATTTTGCTTCCGGATAATATGTAGATCACACTTTTTCCATTTTTTTCAAAAAATTCACCACAGCTAAGAGCTGGAAAAATGTGTCCCCCTGTTCCTCCTGTGGCAATTAAAATGTTAAATTTTTTCATATTCTTCAACCTTTTCTGAAATGTATTCGAGAGTGCCAATTCCAAAAAGTGTGACCATTAAGGAACTACCTCCGAGGCTGATGAGGGGGAGTGTTTGCCCAGTGGGTGGTATAAGCCCGAGGTTCACTCCAATATGTATTGCGGAAGGAAAAAAGATCATAAAAGTTATCCCAGCCGCTAAAAGGGAGTAATAGAAGTTTGCCTCAAAGTGTCTTGAAGCCACACGAATTCCTCGGAAAGTGATAGCTATGTAGCCCATGATAATTAATATAACTCCTGTAAGACCTAATTCTTCTGCTATGATTGCAAAGATAAAATCGTTTTCTGCCATGGGCAGATATAGGTATTTTTGTGTTCCTTTACCTATTCCCTTTCCGAAAGGTCCTCCTTGTGCTACTGCTATTAGGGCTTGTTTAACCTGGTAGTGCTTTTCTCCGCTCGCGAAAGTTTCTAATCTTTTTTGAACGTGTCTGAAGTTACTTGGGAAGGCTAATATAAGTAACGCAGAAAGGATTATTGACGTGATAGCGGGTACAAGTAAAAACATTAATTTTACCCCTGCAAAGAAAAGCATGGTGATCGTGATCAATCCAAGAATTATTGCTGAAGAGAGGTTGGGTTGAAGGGCTATAAGAATGATATTTACAAAAGGTAGTATCAGAATTTTCAGAAGTTTTAAAGGGTTTTTCAGCGCCGATTTTTCTTGAGAAAGTTCACTGGCAACGTAAAAAACTGTTATAAGTTTTGCCAGTTCAGAAGGCTGGAAGTTCATTATCCCTAATCTTATCCATCTTATAGCGCCATAATTTTTAAGCCCAATTAGGAAAAGAATACCAAGAAGGGTTGTGTTTAAGTACATCACCAGTTTTATTTGTTTTTTGTATAATTTAGGGTCTAATTTTGAGGCTATAAAGAAAGCCCCAATTCCGACCACTATTCTTATAATTTCCTTAGATAACGAACGAACCTTTGAAATACCATAAAGTTCATGACGATATATCGTTGCAGAATACACCATCAACATTCCAAAAATAACGAGAACAATTGTACTTACAATGAGTAAAAAATCAATTTTCCTCGGCGATTTTTCTGACCCAGTATTGAAATACATCGCCACGCTCCTTGTAATTTTTAAACATGTCAAAACTTGCACATCCAGGGGAGAGAAGAACAATGTCACCCGGTTCAGCAAGCTTGAAACTCTTCTCTACAGCTTCTTTCATGTCTGAGGCCTCGCTGACAGGCACAAATGGAGAGAATGTGGCAACGACCTTTGGCTTTGCTTTTCCAATAGCTATTATGTGTTTGCAGTGAGATTTTACAGTGTTGATTAAAGGTTTAAAGTCTAAATCTTTGTCTTCTCCGCCCATAATTAGGATAACCGGTTCTTTAAATCCCTTTAATGCCCACTCAACCGCATGGGGGTTTGTACCTTTTGAATCGTCATAAAATTTTACGCCATTTTTTTCTAAAACAAACTCTATCCTATGGGGTAGTCCTTTGAATTTTTTGAGTTTTTCTCTGATCACATCGATTGGAATACCATGGCGTAATGCTAAAAGTGATGATACAGCTGCGTTAAATACGTTGTGTAAACCCTTGATTTTTAAATCATTTGCATGGAATAGATAAGTTTCCCTATCCTGCTCTCTTAAAATAACCCACCCACTTTCTTTCTCAAAATAAGCACCTTCTGACACCTTTTCGCCGAGACTTACAAACATAACCTTTGAGCTGGCTTGGTTTTTTAAAGGTCGAACTACAGGGTCGTCGTAGTTGAGAATTAGAAGATCCTTTTCGTCCTGGTTCTCAAAGATGCGAGATTTTGATTTTACGTAATCTTCAAAATCCGCATGCCAATCCATGTGGTCTTGCTCTATATTAAGAATTGTAGCCATATCAGGTTTAAATTCTTTAATCATGTTGAGCTGAAAACTTGATACCTCCAGTACAAAGGTTCCGTGCTTGAAGGCATACATGCTCAATGGATCCCCGATATTGCCTGCAAGGTATACTTGGTTGTCAAAATCTTTTATTAACGAGAAAGTAAGTTCTGTCACTGTGCTTTTTCCGTTAGTACCAGTTATAGCAATATACTTTCCACTGGTAAGCTGGTAACCAACTTCAAGCTCGCTGAGTATTTCAATCCTGTTTTCTCTTGCTTTTTGCAGCATACGGATGTTCGGTTTAACACCAGGGCTTACCACGATGAGGTCCGAGTTGAGGATCTTTTCGGTATGTCCTTTCTCTTCAAATTTTATGTTGTTTTCAATCAAAATGTTTTTGTATTCTTCTTTAATTTCGGCAATATCGGAAACAAAAACCCTTGCACCGCATTTTAAAAGTGCCAGTGCAGCTTCAACACCACTTTTTCCACAGCCAAGTATTGAAATCTTTTTCCCTTCGAATTTTTCTATATTGATTTTCTCTTTCATTTTATCTTTACCATTCCTAAGGCTATAAGCGAGAAAATTAATGAAATTATCCAAAATCGTACCGTGATTTTAGCTTCATGCATACCCAATTCCTCAAAATGGTGGTGGTAAGGGGCCTTTTTGAAAATCCTTTTTCCTCGGGTTGCTCGGAAGTAAATTACCTGTATTAAGACGGAAAGTGCCTCAATTACGAATAGCCCACCCGCAATAATTATCAATATCTCCTGTTTCAAAAGTACAGAACTGACGGCGATAATCCCCCCTATGGTTTGCGAGCCAGTGTCTCCCATAAAAATTTGGGCTGGGTAAGAGTTGTACCAAAGGAATCCTATCAGAGAGCCAATAATTGAAGCTGCAAGTATGGTTAATTCTTCAATGCCAGGGATATAGAAAAGGTGAAGATAGGTTGAAAGAATTTTGTTACCCTGAAAATAGGCGAGGAGAAGAATTACCGTTAAAGGGGGAATCGCACTTCCTGCTGCTAACCCGTCAAGTCCATCGGTCAAATTAACTGCATTCGTAAACCCAAGAATCACCAAGATAATAAAAATTATGTAAAGATTTCCAAGATATAGGTTAATATTTTTGAAAAACAAGAATTGGGTCCTTTTTGCTATTTCAGGTGGATAAAACATGTTGATGGCAATTACAATAAAGGCAGCAAGCAAAAATTGTAAGAACAATTTTTCCCACTTAGTAAGACCGCCCTTTTTTGTTCCTTTCAGCTTTTTTAAATCATCAAAAAGGCCTATAATAAACATGAAAAAGGTTGCGATCAGCGCCACCATGGGAAAGGGTGTATTAAACTTACTAAATAGAATTGTGGAAATTATTGTTACACTCACGAAAACGATGCCTCCTGCTGATGGAGTGCCCTCTTTTCTTTTGTGTGTCAAAGGAACATATTCGGAGATCCGCTCTCTGTATTTGGTCAATTTTAGATAAATGGGAATAAGTAAGAGGGTCAAAATCAGTGAAAAGGTGAGAGAAAGCCCTGCCCTGAATGTTATATATCTTAAAAGGTTAAAAAGTTTTACACTCCCTCTCAGCGGGTATAACCATTCATAGATCATAAAATTTCCTCCAATTTGTTTGCAATTTCCTCAAAGGCTAACCCCCTTGAGGCCTTTAAGATCAGCCAATCGTCTGGTTTTAAATAATTTTTAAGAAAGCTTACTGCTTCTTCTTTTTTATCAAAGTGGTAAACTTCGGTAACACCCTCCTTCCTTGCCTCTTCGGAAATGAGCTTTGCTAAATTTCCTACCGTTATTAGAATTTTGTGGCCTAATTCTTTGAAAATTTTGCCAATTTTCCTATGTTCTTCTTCAGCTCTGTCTCCCAGTTCTAACATATCTCCCAGAACAAAGATTAGCCTCTTACCGTCTTCCTTGAAGGTTTTTAGGAGTTCACTGAGGGAATCCGGGTTTGAATTGTAGGCATCATTAATTATGGTAATACCCTTTATGCTCTTTCTTTCCATCCTCATCTTCTCGCCCTTAAAGTTTTTCAAGACTTCTTGAATATCTTCAAGTGGTACTTTAAGGTGTTCTCCTAATGCCAAAGCACCCAATACATTTTCCAACATTCCTCTACCGGGTAAAGGGAAGAAGAACTCCTTACCTTTGTAGACAAAAGTGCTGCTAAACTCTCCAACTTCATATTTTTCGGGTTTCACATCCCCCACATCCAGTCCAAAGGTTATCTTTCCAGCAGTATAGGGTATCATTGATTTGATAATATCAAGGCAGTCGGTGGAGGCGTTGAAGAAGGCATAACCACTATAATCCATTTCTTTGAATAAAGTTCCTTTTTCACGTGCTATGTTTTCTTTATTACCGAAGAATTCTATGTGTGCAGTTCCGATTTTAGTTATTATAGGGTAATGTGGCCTGGCTACAGATGTAAGGTACTTTATCTCTCCCGGATGGTTGGTACCGTATTCTAATATCAAAAAGTCTGTATGTATTGGAGCCTCTAAAATGGTTAAGGGCAAACCAATGTGGTTGTTATAACTTTTTCTTGATTTAAAGACTTTGTAGCGAGTTGAAAGAGTTGCGTAAATCAATTCCTTGGTTGTAGTTTTTCCTACTGAGCCGGTGACGCCTATGACCTTGGTCTTCATTCTATTAAGTTTTTCCTTTGCGAGTCTTGCCAGCGCAAGCACTGTATCGTCAACAAGAATTACTGGTAGATTAGGCGGAATATTGGAAGAAAACGGGGCTATGACCACCACTGCGCCCTTGGAAATGGCGTCTCCTGCAAAATCTACTCCATCAAACTTTTCACCTTTTATGCAAAAGAAGGCAGAATCAGGCTTTATCAGTCTTGAATCTATGGAAACTTCTTTCACAAAAATATCAAGGTCTACATTTTTTGCCCTTCCTCCTGTGAAATAAGCAATTTCTCTTACTGTAAACATCCCTTCTCCTTTAAAGCCTCTGATGCAACCTCGTAATCAGAAAAGGGATATTTTACCCCTTTAATCTCTTGATAGTTTTCGTGCCCCTTTCCAATTATGAGAATGATGTCACCCCTTTCAGCAAGTTTGATTGCATTATATATTGCCTCTCTTCGGTCAGGTATTACTTTTGCCTTGTTGCTCTTCATCCCTTTCAAGATGTCTTCTATTATTTTTTCGGGTGGTTCAGAGCGCGGATTATCAGAAGTGACAATTTGTATGTCGGATAGTTCCTCGGCAATCTTTCCAAATAGAGGGCGTTTACCGGGGTCTCTATCACCGCCAGCTCCAAAAACAGTTATAATTTTCCCTTTTTTGTATTGTTTCACATTTTCAAGAAGATTTCTCATTGCTTCGGGCGTGTGGGCATAGTCAATAAACACGTAAATTCCGCATTTGTTATCAACCCTTTGAAGCCTGCCCGGAACAGGCTTTATATTTAGTGCCAGCTCCTTTAAATTTTGAGCTTTGTTAAGGATATATAAAACGGAGGCGGCGCAAAGAAAGTTATAAACGTTGAAGACTCCTGGTAATGGAATAAAGATATCCTTTTCATTTATTAATCCGTAGAGGTTCACATAAGAGCCATTGAGACTGCAATTTACTATTTCTGCTTTCAAGGAGGCATTTTCATTTATTCCGAAGGTTAACGGTTTTTTGGAAGCTTTTAAGAAATATGAGGCGTAAGGGTCATCGGCATTAATCACTGAGTGTTCTGGTTTGTAAACTTCAAAAAGTTTTAGCTTCGCTTTCAAATAGTTTTCCATTGTGCCATGATACTCCATGTGTTCTCTGGAAAAGTTCGTAAAACACCCCACATGAAAATGGGTTCCCTCTATTCTATACTCTTCAATTCCTGCTGAGGAAACTTCCATTACAAAATATTTTGCTCCTTCTTTTAGTGCTTTATGCATAAAATCTTGAATGTCTGAAGACTCTGGCGTTGTCCTTCCAGCTTCGACACAGTTTTCTCCTATGCAATATAGAATGGTCCCCAGTAGGCCGGTTTTTTCGCCCTGAGCTTCCAGCATGTCTCTTATCATAAAGGTTGTTGTCGTTTTCCCATTTGTTCCAGTAATGCCTATGGTTTTCAGTCTTTGGGAAGGATTACCATAAAATTTTGCTGAAATAATTCCAAGGTATTTTCTGGTATTCTCCACATAAATGTACGGTGCGGGGTAATCTCTATCCTCTTGGACCATAAGTGCGACGGCACCATTTTTTAATGCTTCCTCAATGAACAAATGCCCATCGGTGTTTCTCCCCTTTAGGGCAACAAACAGATCACCTGGTTTTACTTTCTTGGAATTGTAAGTAATACCTTTTACTTCTACGTCGGGTCCTACCACCTTAAAACCGTGAGCAAGTTGCGACAGTTGCATCCTTTCCTCCTGCTATAAATTCAGCTATTTCCCTAAAGAGCGGAGCTGCAACTTCACCTCCGTACCTTAAATATACGGGCCCTTTGGGCTCAAATAAGACTACGTAGATTAAATATTTTGGATTATCTTTCGGGAAAAATCCAATGAAGGAGCTGATTAGGGCATTGGATGTGTAAGTGCCCGTCGTTGGATCAAGAATTTTAGCAGTACCAGTCTTTCCACAAACTTCTAAGCCGTGGACATCGGCTTTTTTACCAGTACCGTAAAGGACGACATCACGCATCATCTCTTTAAGGGTATCCGCGAGTTCTTTACTTATAGCACGACGCACTATCATAGGTTTTCCATCTTTGATTAGTTTGGGCAAAAGTAAAAGTCCCCCGTTTGCGACAGCACCGTAAGCCATGGCCATTTGCACTCCATTTACCATTACACCATACCCGTAAGAAAAATTAGCAAGTCGTAGATTTCCCCATTTTGACGGTTTTAAAATGGGAGGTGCCGATTCTCCGGGGAGGATAATGCCTGTAGGACACCCAATTCCAAATTTTTGAGCAGTTCTGTAAAGTTTTTGAGCTCCTAACATG comes from the bacterium genome and includes:
- the murB gene encoding UDP-N-acetylmuramate dehydrogenase, whose product is MKIREQEPLRNHSYIRIGGPARFFVQVKSVEEILKAMNIAREMSLPYYIIGSGSNILFPDEGYYGIIIKMTNLSEITISGNKATMKAGIQIPVLVKKLQRAGLSGMEQLSEIPGTIGGAIAGNAGAFGREIGELFVEGVVLTPDGHFEKVSQKELNFNYRKSDLKKFGILVEATLKFAPSSPEKIELAMKEFKKKRRETQPVGELTLGSVFKNPEGVSAGYLLDKAGLKGYSVGGAKFSEKHANFIVNFNGATSKDVIGLIDIGHKRVKEMFNIELEREIIVLNPLDNFARGN
- the murC gene encoding UDP-N-acetylmuramate--L-alanine ligase; this translates as MQFAKKFKKIHFVGIGGSGMSGIAEVLHNLGFKVTGSDLAQNEVTKHLEEIGIKINYGHSPENINDADLLVISTAIKDDNVEVIAAKEKGIPVIRRALMLAELTRIKYTIAVSGAHGKTTTTSMIGTLLQVAGLDPTIIVGGIIRGLKSGAKLGQSDFLVVEADESDMSFLNLFPTIAVVTNIDEEHLDCYENLENIKKAFVEFANKVPFYGTVCANIDDHNTLEILPFVERNKITYGFASNADLNARNIQVFNDHIRFSAYFKKNKIGDVTLNIPGVHNVKNALAAFAVGVELGIKENEIIEGIEGFKGVARRFELKGNINGIKIVDDYGHHPKEIIETLKTAREFHDGRIIAVFQPHRYSRTYYLHDSFGKAFFDADIVIVTEIYPAGEKPIEGVTAKLIYDSLKKYGHKGAIYMPEFTEIIEYLKKELKPGDLLITIGAGNVYKIGEAILQSL
- a CDS encoding UDP-N-acetylglucosamine--N-acetylmuramyl-(pentapeptide) pyrophosphoryl-undecaprenol N-acetylglucosamine transferase, encoding MKKFNILIATGGTGGHIFPALSCGEFFEKNGKSVIYILSGSKIGKIEKPYAIYMKSYHFDKNPIQFTKALLFLKFNTIKSLFILRRNKPCIILATGSYAVVPIILASVLLRIPFYLMEQNVIPGLVNKIFSRLAKATFVAFEKTREHLKGKVIVAGLPLRENAKKKYSKEEARKLLNLPKDKVTILVIGGSLGARGMVEKIIPAIKKFNEYLFIIQTGARNFDYINTKIQNLDLKNCIVLPFIEEMGLYYSAADIVISRAGASSCMEIAYHEKPSILIPYPYSRDRHQYYNAGELEKTGKAIVVEEQEIQEKLENYLKDISWIAGEKLTKGLLVENSEELIYKEIFKDAVC
- a CDS encoding FtsW/RodA/SpoVE family cell cycle protein → MYFNTGSEKSPRKIDFLLIVSTIVLVIFGMLMVYSATIYRHELYGISKVRSLSKEIIRIVVGIGAFFIASKLDPKLYKKQIKLVMYLNTTLLGILFLIGLKNYGAIRWIRLGIMNFQPSELAKLITVFYVASELSQEKSALKNPLKLLKILILPFVNIILIALQPNLSSAIILGLITITMLFFAGVKLMFLLVPAITSIILSALLILAFPSNFRHVQKRLETFASGEKHYQVKQALIAVAQGGPFGKGIGKGTQKYLYLPMAENDFIFAIIAEELGLTGVILIIMGYIAITFRGIRVASRHFEANFYYSLLAAGITFMIFFPSAIHIGVNLGLIPPTGQTLPLISLGGSSLMVTLFGIGTLEYISEKVEEYEKI
- the murD gene encoding UDP-N-acetylmuramoyl-L-alanine--D-glutamate ligase, whose translation is MDNFINFLAYSLRNGKDKMKEKINIEKFEGKKISILGCGKSGVEAALALLKCGARVFVSDIAEIKEEYKNILIENNIKFEEKGHTEKILNSDLIVVSPGVKPNIRMLQKARENRIEILSELEVGYQLTSGKYIAITGTNGKSTVTELTFSLIKDFDNQVYLAGNIGDPLSMYAFKHGTFVLEVSSFQLNMIKEFKPDMATILNIEQDHMDWHADFEDYVKSKSRIFENQDEKDLLILNYDDPVVRPLKNQASSKVMFVSLGEKVSEGAYFEKESGWVILREQDRETYLFHANDLKIKGLHNVFNAAVSSLLALRHGIPIDVIREKLKKFKGLPHRIEFVLEKNGVKFYDDSKGTNPHAVEWALKGFKEPVILIMGGEDKDLDFKPLINTVKSHCKHIIAIGKAKPKVVATFSPFVPVSEASDMKEAVEKSFKLAEPGDIVLLSPGCASFDMFKNYKERGDVFQYWVRKIAEEN
- the mraY gene encoding phospho-N-acetylmuramoyl-pentapeptide-transferase — translated: MIYEWLYPLRGSVKLFNLLRYITFRAGLSLTFSLILTLLLIPIYLKLTKYRERISEYVPLTHKRKEGTPSAGGIVFVSVTIISTILFSKFNTPFPMVALIATFFMFIIGLFDDLKKLKGTKKGGLTKWEKLFLQFLLAAFIVIAINMFYPPEIAKRTQFLFFKNINLYLGNLYIIFIILVILGFTNAVNLTDGLDGLAAGSAIPPLTVILLLAYFQGNKILSTYLHLFYIPGIEELTILAASIIGSLIGFLWYNSYPAQIFMGDTGSQTIGGIIAVSSVLLKQEILIIIAGGLFVIEALSVLIQVIYFRATRGKRIFKKAPYHHHFEELGMHEAKITVRFWIISLIFSLIALGMVKIK
- the murF gene encoding UDP-N-acetylmuramoyl-tripeptide--D-alanyl-D-alanine ligase, with protein sequence MFTVREIAYFTGGRAKNVDLDIFVKEVSIDSRLIKPDSAFFCIKGEKFDGVDFAGDAISKGAVVVIAPFSSNIPPNLPVILVDDTVLALARLAKEKLNRMKTKVIGVTGSVGKTTTKELIYATLSTRYKVFKSRKSYNNHIGLPLTILEAPIHTDFLILEYGTNHPGEIKYLTSVARPHYPIITKIGTAHIEFFGNKENIAREKGTLFKEMDYSGYAFFNASTDCLDIIKSMIPYTAGKITFGLDVGDVKPEKYEVGEFSSTFVYKGKEFFFPLPGRGMLENVLGALALGEHLKVPLEDIQEVLKNFKGEKMRMERKSIKGITIINDAYNSNPDSLSELLKTFKEDGKRLIFVLGDMLELGDRAEEEHRKIGKIFKELGHKILITVGNLAKLISEEARKEGVTEVYHFDKKEEAVSFLKNYLKPDDWLILKASRGLAFEEIANKLEEIL
- a CDS encoding UDP-N-acetylmuramoyl-L-alanyl-D-glutamate--2,6-diaminopimelate ligase — encoded protein: MQLSQLAHGFKVVGPDVEVKGITYNSKKVKPGDLFVALKGRNTDGHLFIEEALKNGAVALMVQEDRDYPAPYIYVENTRKYLGIISAKFYGNPSQRLKTIGITGTNGKTTTTFMIRDMLEAQGEKTGLLGTILYCIGENCVEAGRTTPESSDIQDFMHKALKEGAKYFVMEVSSAGIEEYRIEGTHFHVGCFTNFSREHMEYHGTMENYLKAKLKLFEVYKPEHSVINADDPYASYFLKASKKPLTFGINENASLKAEIVNCSLNGSYVNLYGLINEKDIFIPLPGVFNVYNFLCAASVLYILNKAQNLKELALNIKPVPGRLQRVDNKCGIYVFIDYAHTPEAMRNLLENVKQYKKGKIITVFGAGGDRDPGKRPLFGKIAEELSDIQIVTSDNPRSEPPEKIIEDILKGMKSNKAKVIPDRREAIYNAIKLAERGDIILIIGKGHENYQEIKGVKYPFSDYEVASEALKEKGCLQ